One segment of Shewanella piezotolerans WP3 DNA contains the following:
- the cyoE gene encoding heme o synthase encodes MEKQITIPRSAATPLFQWRAYYEMTKPKVVALMLLTVLVGMCLAVPGTVPLQPLIAGMTGIGMMAGAAAAFNHLIDRRIDGLMARTYNRPLPKGKVSITKALVFSFGLGILGFVILYALVNPLTAWLTFASLIGYAVVYTAYLKRATPQNIVVGGLAGAMPPLLGWTSVTGEFHGNALLLVIIIFAWTPPHFWALAIHRKAEYAKVDIPMLPVTHGVEFTKTCIFLYTILLAIACLLPVLVGMCGPVYLVSSTLLSAGFIYKAWQLKFHETPGLAMNVFKFSIYHLMLLFMALLVDHYLWV; translated from the coding sequence ATGGAAAAACAAATAACTATACCCAGAAGCGCAGCAACACCGCTGTTCCAGTGGCGCGCCTATTACGAAATGACCAAGCCCAAAGTCGTCGCTTTAATGCTTTTAACCGTGCTGGTAGGCATGTGCCTAGCCGTGCCAGGAACAGTGCCACTGCAACCTCTTATCGCGGGAATGACAGGCATTGGGATGATGGCAGGCGCAGCTGCGGCATTTAATCACCTTATCGATCGCCGCATTGACGGCTTAATGGCAAGAACCTATAACCGCCCATTGCCCAAAGGTAAAGTATCAATAACCAAAGCACTGGTCTTCTCTTTCGGCCTTGGGATACTGGGTTTTGTTATTCTTTATGCCTTGGTCAATCCATTAACTGCGTGGCTCACTTTTGCCAGTCTCATCGGCTATGCCGTGGTTTACACCGCCTACTTAAAGCGTGCAACGCCACAAAACATCGTTGTTGGTGGGCTTGCTGGTGCGATGCCGCCACTGCTGGGTTGGACTTCGGTAACCGGCGAGTTTCATGGCAACGCATTATTGTTGGTGATTATTATTTTTGCTTGGACCCCCCCGCATTTTTGGGCGCTAGCTATTCACCGTAAAGCTGAGTACGCCAAAGTCGATATTCCCATGCTACCCGTCACCCATGGTGTTGAATTTACTAAAACCTGTATTTTTCTTTACACCATCTTACTGGCCATCGCTTGTTTACTACCGGTACTGGTTGGCATGTGCGGCCCAGTGTATTTGGTCAGCTCGACGTTATTAAGCGCTGGCTTTATCTATAAAGCCTGGCAGCTTAAGTTTCATGAAACGCCAGGTCTTGCGATGAACGTATTTAAGTTCTCTATCTACCACCTGATGCTGCTATTTATGGCGCTCTTGGTTGACCATTATTTATGGGTCTAA
- a CDS encoding SCO family protein encodes MKLSWIIAAIILASAGAWAAIQFSQPKELQLQTSFEFPTPQAIAPFSLTDQHGKAFTNDDLSGKWSLFFIGYTSCPDVCPTTMGKLTAAYPSLSEHADLQVIFLSVDPQRDSTDTLLNYANFFNPEFVAVTAEHKQLYPITRSLGFVYAMVGDGEDYQVDHSASFALVSPNGEKVAVIKPKSDTPGKLPQIKNSALIHDVHALIAKYEKG; translated from the coding sequence ATGAAGTTGTCATGGATAATAGCGGCGATTATTCTCGCCTCAGCAGGTGCTTGGGCGGCAATACAATTTAGCCAGCCAAAAGAGCTGCAATTGCAGACTAGTTTTGAGTTTCCCACTCCCCAAGCCATTGCTCCATTTTCTTTGACAGATCAGCATGGAAAAGCGTTTACTAATGATGACTTATCTGGAAAGTGGAGCCTGTTTTTTATCGGCTATACCTCCTGCCCAGATGTTTGCCCTACCACTATGGGAAAACTTACAGCTGCCTACCCGTCACTATCAGAGCATGCTGACTTACAAGTAATCTTCCTATCGGTTGATCCTCAGCGAGACTCTACAGATACACTTTTAAATTACGCTAACTTCTTCAACCCTGAATTTGTCGCGGTAACGGCTGAACATAAACAGCTATACCCGATAACTCGCAGCCTAGGTTTTGTGTATGCGATGGTGGGAGATGGAGAAGACTACCAAGTCGATCACAGTGCTTCATTTGCACTGGTTTCCCCTAATGGTGAGAAAGTGGCTGTTATCAAACCTAAATCAGACACTCCAGGTAAGTTGCCACAAATTAAGAATAGTGCACTTATTCATGACGTACATGCGTTGATTGCTAAGTATGAAAAAGGCTAA
- a CDS encoding polysaccharide deacetylase family protein: MVKNVLLALLALTCFSAQAAVILQYHHVSDDTPAITSVTPEQFKEQMQYLAENNFNVVPLSTVVASVKAKQHLPAKTIAITFDDGYRSIANTAHPILKQYKFPYTLFVSVEPIQKKYGEMMSWQQLITLSEEGAEIANHTWGHEHLIRMEKGETEQQWLARIEGNILRTETEIAKATGQNHKMLAYPYGEYNQQIENMLTKHGFVAFGQQSGAAGPHSPLTALPRFPVAGAYADLDSLKVKLHSLNMPVIEQTNSDPQLQFGQWRPEIKVKLDMSDINASQLMCFIQGQGAKKPNWISADEFTIRAELDLPAGRSRYNCTAPSKHQGGYYWFSQPWVRARDNGEWIAE, translated from the coding sequence ATGGTTAAAAACGTGTTACTCGCGCTGCTCGCGCTGACGTGTTTTTCAGCGCAAGCAGCGGTGATTTTGCAATATCATCATGTATCCGATGATACGCCTGCTATCACCAGTGTCACGCCTGAACAATTTAAAGAGCAGATGCAATATTTGGCTGAAAACAACTTCAATGTTGTACCGCTGTCTACAGTCGTAGCATCGGTAAAGGCTAAGCAGCATCTACCAGCCAAAACGATTGCAATTACCTTTGATGATGGATATCGAAGTATCGCAAATACAGCGCATCCTATCTTAAAGCAATACAAATTTCCCTACACGCTTTTTGTCTCAGTGGAGCCAATACAAAAGAAGTATGGTGAGATGATGAGCTGGCAACAATTGATCACGTTATCTGAAGAGGGAGCTGAAATTGCCAATCATACTTGGGGGCATGAGCACCTTATTCGTATGGAGAAGGGGGAAACTGAGCAGCAATGGCTAGCACGTATCGAAGGCAATATTTTGCGCACTGAAACGGAGATTGCTAAAGCGACGGGCCAAAACCATAAAATGTTGGCCTACCCCTACGGTGAATACAATCAACAGATCGAAAATATGTTGACTAAGCATGGCTTTGTGGCTTTTGGTCAGCAATCGGGTGCCGCTGGACCACACTCTCCTTTAACGGCATTACCAAGATTCCCGGTTGCAGGGGCTTACGCCGATCTAGATAGTTTAAAGGTCAAGTTACATAGCCTTAATATGCCAGTGATTGAGCAGACGAATAGCGATCCACAGCTGCAGTTTGGTCAATGGCGACCTGAGATCAAAGTGAAGCTGGATATGTCTGACATCAATGCCTCACAGCTGATGTGCTTTATCCAAGGTCAGGGTGCCAAAAAGCCTAATTGGATCAGTGCTGATGAATTTACCATTCGTGCAGAACTTGATCTTCCTGCGGGGCGTTCGCGCTATAACTGCACGGCACCGAGCAAGCATCAAGGTGGTTACTACTGGTTTTCGCAACCATGGGTTAGAGCCAGAGATAATGGTGAGTGGATAGCAGAATAG
- a CDS encoding MATE family efflux transporter — translation MIAILLNQQKNRQLLALALPMILSNITVPLLGLVDTAVVGHLSNAYYLGGVAVGSTIITLIIWLLGFLRMATTGLVAQAYGANDTQQQYRLLVQAGSLALLFGLTAVLLQLPIVNLAMAMSDASVEVERYCREYFQVRIWSTPFALMNLVMLGWLLGRQQPKAAMWQLIVANLVNIVLDVLFVIGLDWGVRGAALASVFADMAGFAVALTLVRRQLNRLGDFQLMTICKQLTLQSYRQLISLNTDIFIRSLCLQLSFAFMTFYGASLGDNTVAANAVLLNLLLLISYALDGIAYYAEAEVGRAYGRKDSCLMKESVILAWAWSAVAAITFTLFFAVAGSNIISALTSIVEVQQVANDYLIWVIFLPLLAFGSYLFDGVYIGAAQGKVMRNSMIIATFGVFFPTWYLLQGLGNHALWAAMSAFMLARSLTLSAHYSLRLRKVLD, via the coding sequence ATGATTGCCATACTGTTAAACCAACAAAAAAACCGACAGCTTCTTGCACTGGCGTTGCCAATGATCCTGTCGAATATTACTGTGCCGCTACTTGGCCTCGTCGACACTGCCGTCGTTGGCCACCTCAGTAATGCCTATTATTTAGGCGGCGTGGCTGTTGGGTCAACGATTATAACCTTAATTATATGGTTACTTGGTTTTTTACGCATGGCAACCACTGGATTAGTCGCTCAAGCCTACGGTGCAAATGACACCCAACAACAATATCGCTTACTTGTTCAAGCTGGAAGTCTAGCACTGTTGTTTGGTCTTACTGCTGTATTATTACAACTACCAATCGTTAATCTAGCCATGGCAATGTCCGATGCCAGTGTTGAAGTTGAGCGCTATTGCCGCGAATATTTTCAAGTACGGATCTGGTCAACCCCATTCGCACTAATGAACTTGGTCATGCTTGGTTGGTTACTCGGTCGGCAACAGCCTAAAGCGGCAATGTGGCAATTAATTGTAGCTAATCTCGTCAATATTGTTTTAGATGTACTGTTTGTTATCGGGCTAGATTGGGGCGTTCGTGGCGCGGCACTGGCATCTGTATTTGCAGATATGGCAGGCTTTGCGGTTGCGTTAACACTAGTGAGACGTCAACTTAATCGTTTAGGCGATTTTCAACTGATGACGATTTGCAAACAACTAACACTGCAAAGTTACCGTCAACTTATTAGCCTCAATACAGATATTTTCATCCGCAGCTTATGCTTGCAGCTTTCCTTTGCCTTTATGACTTTTTACGGTGCTAGCCTAGGAGATAATACTGTTGCAGCCAATGCGGTACTGCTTAATCTACTACTGCTGATCTCTTACGCACTTGATGGTATTGCATATTATGCTGAAGCTGAAGTGGGTAGAGCTTACGGCCGCAAAGACAGTTGCTTGATGAAAGAGTCAGTGATCTTAGCCTGGGCTTGGTCAGCAGTTGCCGCCATCACCTTTACGCTTTTTTTTGCAGTAGCCGGTAGCAATATTATTAGTGCCCTCACTAGTATTGTAGAGGTGCAACAGGTCGCTAATGACTATCTTATCTGGGTAATATTCTTGCCACTACTGGCTTTTGGCTCTTATCTGTTTGACGGAGTTTATATTGGCGCGGCGCAAGGCAAAGTCATGCGCAACAGTATGATTATTGCCACCTTCGGGGTGTTCTTCCCTACTTGGTATCTACTGCAGGGACTGGGCAACCATGCTTTATGGGCAGCAATGAGTGCATTCATGCTGGCTCGCAGCCTTACGTTGTCTGCTCATTACTCGCTGAGGCTAAGAAAGGTGCTAGATTAA
- the nfuA gene encoding Fe-S biogenesis protein NfuA — protein sequence MITISETAQAHFVNLLSDQPEGTHIRVFVISPGTAQAECGVSYCPPDAVEADDTELEFNGFNAMVDEKSAPFLEEATIDFVTDQLGSQLTLKAPNAKMRKVSGDAPLVERIEYVIQSEINPQLASHGGNIMLVEITEDGIAVLQFGGGCNGCSMVDVTLKDGIEKQLLDMFPGELTGVKDVTEHQHGDHSYQ from the coding sequence ATGATTACCATTTCCGAAACCGCTCAGGCGCATTTTGTTAATTTGTTATCAGATCAGCCTGAAGGAACTCACATTCGAGTCTTTGTTATCAGCCCTGGCACAGCGCAGGCTGAGTGTGGTGTTTCTTACTGTCCACCAGATGCTGTTGAAGCAGATGACACCGAACTTGAGTTTAATGGCTTTAATGCCATGGTTGACGAGAAGAGTGCTCCTTTTCTTGAAGAAGCTACTATCGATTTTGTCACTGACCAGTTAGGTTCACAGCTAACGCTTAAAGCCCCAAATGCTAAGATGCGCAAAGTGTCTGGTGATGCGCCATTGGTTGAGCGTATAGAGTATGTTATTCAGTCAGAGATCAACCCACAGCTAGCAAGCCATGGTGGTAACATCATGTTGGTAGAAATTACTGAAGATGGCATCGCCGTATTGCAGTTTGGTGGCGGTTGTAATGGTTGCTCTATGGTTGATGTGACACTCAAAGATGGAATCGAAAAGCAGCTGCTTGATATGTTCCCTGGTGAATTGACTGGCGTTAAAGACGTAACTGAGCACCAACATGGTGATCACTCTTACCAGTAA
- a CDS encoding M14 family zinc carboxypeptidase: MLKTAVTFIFVFLILLSVSAEAKKTRLTDNPLYGVTTTSPEEFLGYPLGQHLLRHDQVNYYLKEIAQQNPRVSLENTGISHEGRQQLTAVITSANNQQQLDEILKQRQQVKYLGEQSGPIVIWLAYSIHGDEASGAHAALKLSHMLATSEDKWVTNLLENAVVLITPSQNPDGMDRFSTWANGYAGKVAVSDPNHKEHKQGWPSGRSNHYLADLNRDWLFLRHPESQGRVALFHRWQPHYVGDFHEMGHNQTYFFQPGVPERTHPLTPAANQKLTVKLAAYHQAALDDKKQSYFSQQLFDDFFYGKGSTYPDINGAIGVLFEQASARGQQQDSSNGMVRFDEAIDNQYATSISSLKGALALKSELQDYQAEFFSNKHQKPKKKKPRQSGRLISTANDNQRIKQLTALLSQHQIEYYYLTNPLTQGGGSFDVDSSIFVPDQQAQSSLLTALFDNRTEFNDPTFYDVSTWNLQHALNLTIRQNVKLELSVLSQTAPKFKQSKWSPKAVALLIDWRQNQAAPALQQLLNQGVMVKFAAKPFTIKSNNRQLDFPAGTLQIPLKQDGHSASELNKMLLKLSQQMQLEITAANSSSSVNGIDLGSPDFKVVRPLKPLIISGKGTSIPEVGQIWYYLDSQLKVPTTLVDINDLNAIKLSSYSHIILAGGSYTSLDDKFARKLGPFTADGGVVIAQKGALSWLNKANFLKTSLRGERFYKQLFNGAGLTFDKKSSFSARQEIGGAIVELKLDKSHPMNFGITGNRLAVMKNKALGFAQASNDFSVAASYSSQPLLSGYMAQEYQSSFASSPAIVVESRGKGAVVALTDNLLFRNIWLGSEKLYANALYFIPALH, encoded by the coding sequence ATGCTGAAAACTGCTGTTACCTTTATATTCGTTTTTTTGATATTGCTCTCTGTTTCCGCTGAGGCAAAAAAGACCCGACTGACTGATAATCCCCTTTATGGAGTGACCACCACCAGTCCTGAAGAGTTTCTTGGCTACCCGCTTGGGCAGCATCTACTGCGTCATGATCAAGTCAACTACTACCTAAAAGAGATAGCACAGCAGAACCCAAGAGTATCGTTAGAAAATACTGGCATCAGCCATGAAGGACGTCAGCAGCTTACAGCAGTCATTACCTCAGCCAATAATCAACAACAACTAGATGAAATACTAAAACAACGTCAGCAAGTTAAGTATCTTGGCGAACAGTCAGGCCCAATTGTTATTTGGCTGGCCTATTCAATACATGGCGATGAGGCCAGTGGTGCCCATGCAGCACTAAAACTGAGCCACATGCTGGCAACCAGTGAAGACAAATGGGTTACTAATCTACTGGAAAATGCAGTAGTACTTATCACCCCAAGCCAAAATCCTGATGGCATGGATAGGTTTTCAACTTGGGCCAATGGTTATGCAGGCAAAGTCGCGGTCAGCGATCCAAACCACAAAGAACATAAACAAGGCTGGCCAAGCGGCAGAAGTAACCATTATTTAGCAGACTTAAATAGAGACTGGTTGTTTCTCAGACACCCCGAGTCTCAAGGAAGAGTTGCACTCTTTCACCGCTGGCAGCCGCATTACGTCGGTGATTTTCACGAGATGGGTCACAACCAAACTTACTTTTTCCAGCCTGGTGTGCCTGAGCGCACTCACCCACTAACACCAGCAGCAAATCAAAAATTGACGGTGAAGCTAGCAGCATATCACCAAGCTGCACTAGATGATAAAAAACAGAGCTATTTTAGCCAGCAACTTTTTGATGACTTTTTTTACGGCAAAGGCTCGACCTATCCCGATATCAATGGTGCAATTGGCGTGTTGTTTGAACAAGCTAGTGCCCGCGGTCAGCAGCAGGATTCAAGTAATGGTATGGTTCGTTTTGATGAAGCAATAGATAATCAGTACGCGACCTCTATTTCAAGCTTAAAAGGTGCATTAGCCCTCAAGTCGGAGCTGCAAGATTACCAAGCTGAGTTCTTCAGCAATAAGCATCAAAAACCGAAGAAAAAGAAACCTCGTCAATCTGGACGTTTAATCTCTACAGCCAATGATAATCAACGTATTAAGCAGCTAACGGCACTGTTATCACAGCACCAAATTGAGTATTACTATCTGACCAATCCACTCACTCAAGGCGGTGGATCATTTGATGTAGACAGTAGTATTTTTGTACCAGACCAGCAAGCCCAAAGTTCATTATTAACAGCGCTATTTGATAATAGAACGGAATTTAACGATCCGACTTTTTATGACGTCTCGACTTGGAATTTACAGCACGCTTTAAACTTAACCATACGGCAAAATGTAAAGCTAGAGCTAAGCGTATTGAGCCAGACAGCACCAAAGTTTAAACAGTCTAAATGGTCACCTAAAGCCGTCGCTCTGCTAATTGATTGGCGCCAAAACCAAGCTGCACCCGCATTGCAGCAGCTGCTTAATCAAGGTGTCATGGTCAAATTTGCTGCCAAGCCGTTTACGATAAAAAGCAATAATCGCCAATTAGACTTCCCTGCTGGTACCTTGCAAATACCTTTGAAACAAGATGGCCACTCTGCCAGTGAACTGAATAAAATGCTACTTAAACTCAGCCAACAGATGCAACTGGAAATTACCGCTGCAAACTCCAGCAGTTCAGTTAATGGCATCGACTTAGGCAGCCCAGATTTTAAAGTTGTCCGCCCACTCAAGCCGCTCATTATTAGCGGAAAAGGGACTTCTATACCCGAAGTTGGTCAGATTTGGTATTACTTGGACTCACAACTTAAAGTACCAACAACGTTAGTCGACATTAACGATTTAAACGCAATCAAACTCAGCAGCTATAGCCATATTATTCTTGCTGGCGGCAGTTACACTAGCCTAGATGATAAATTCGCTCGAAAGCTAGGTCCGTTTACCGCCGATGGTGGTGTAGTGATCGCACAAAAAGGCGCATTGAGTTGGCTCAATAAAGCCAACTTTCTCAAGACTAGCCTCAGGGGCGAACGTTTTTATAAGCAGCTCTTTAATGGTGCAGGTCTTACATTCGATAAGAAATCCTCCTTTAGTGCCAGGCAAGAGATTGGTGGCGCTATTGTTGAGTTAAAGCTGGATAAAAGCCATCCAATGAACTTTGGCATTACCGGCAATCGTTTAGCGGTAATGAAAAACAAAGCACTCGGTTTTGCGCAAGCAAGCAATGACTTCAGTGTCGCAGCAAGCTACTCCTCACAGCCACTATTAAGCGGTTATATGGCGCAGGAGTATCAGAGTAGTTTTGCGAGTTCACCGGCGATTGTCGTTGAGTCTAGAGGTAAAGGCGCGGTCGTAGCATTAACTGATAACCTATTGTTTAGGAATATCTGGCTCGGCTCAGAAAAACTTTACGCCAATGCACTCTACTTTATTCCGGCGCTTCATTAG
- a CDS encoding amidophosphoribosyltransferase, translated as MLPNRCLMCHQQILSNQTGICTVCLNASIYHVPVCLGCGKEMLLLAEYCGRCQQSCHLKVIAACRYHDGLGHWVGQIKYQAQFAVIEVMVDTLICRLHFLVKQGFIKMPQAIIAVPLHPKRLRKRGFNQAWLIAKTLSKKLQLPLLDDVIIRQANTLSQAGLSGTLRRKNLLNAFALIADISQQRVAIVDDVVTTGTTVSEISKLLSKQYIDAQVWCLARAEAPGLN; from the coding sequence ATGTTACCCAATCGCTGCCTAATGTGCCATCAACAGATTTTATCGAATCAAACTGGTATTTGTACTGTTTGTTTAAACGCCTCTATCTATCATGTTCCTGTTTGCTTAGGCTGCGGTAAGGAGATGCTTTTGCTGGCCGAATACTGTGGTAGGTGTCAGCAGAGCTGTCATTTAAAGGTGATCGCGGCTTGTCGCTATCATGATGGTCTAGGACATTGGGTGGGGCAGATAAAATATCAGGCTCAGTTTGCGGTCATTGAGGTGATGGTGGATACGCTTATTTGTCGGTTACATTTTTTAGTTAAGCAAGGCTTTATAAAAATGCCGCAAGCAATTATCGCTGTGCCATTACATCCTAAGCGACTAAGAAAGCGAGGTTTTAACCAAGCTTGGTTGATTGCAAAAACACTGTCAAAAAAGTTACAACTGCCGTTACTTGATGATGTCATTATTAGGCAAGCGAACACTTTGTCTCAGGCTGGACTATCGGGCACTCTGCGCCGAAAAAACCTGCTTAATGCCTTTGCTTTAATCGCTGATATTAGCCAGCAGCGAGTCGCCATCGTTGATGATGTCGTCACTACTGGCACTACAGTTTCAGAAATCTCCAAGCTGTTATCTAAGCAATATATCGATGCGCAAGTCTGGTGCCTCGCAAGAGCTGAGGCGCCTGGGCTCAATTAA
- the bioH gene encoding pimeloyl-ACP methyl ester esterase BioH, giving the protein MSQTKLHVKSVGQGIDVVMLHGWGVNSAVFNALPDMLPEYRFHFVDLPGFGDSPVINGEIDDWLAAIIDSVPQPAIWIGWSLGGLIASLAAIKYPQYVSRLCTIASSPCFMAREEESWPGIPSSVLAQFASQLQQDLNKTIERFLAIQAMGSQTAKGDIKQLREWVLAKPQAQFPALQQGLSMLANVDIREQTTNIKQPWLRLWGKLDGLVPRKVIQLMPVMENTQDTMLAKASHAPFISHTEEFVTKLEEWLKSTTYQHT; this is encoded by the coding sequence GTGAGTCAAACTAAGTTACATGTTAAATCTGTCGGTCAAGGTATCGATGTTGTGATGCTGCATGGCTGGGGTGTGAATAGCGCCGTATTTAACGCTTTGCCTGACATGTTACCTGAGTATAGGTTTCACTTTGTCGATCTGCCTGGTTTTGGTGATAGCCCAGTCATTAACGGTGAAATAGACGACTGGCTTGCGGCGATCATTGACAGCGTGCCGCAACCAGCTATTTGGATCGGTTGGTCACTAGGAGGGTTAATTGCCTCATTAGCTGCAATTAAGTACCCACAGTATGTCAGCCGCTTATGTACGATTGCCTCATCTCCCTGTTTTATGGCACGTGAAGAGGAGTCTTGGCCGGGGATCCCTTCTAGCGTTCTGGCGCAGTTTGCTAGCCAGTTGCAGCAAGATCTCAATAAGACCATCGAACGTTTTCTTGCCATTCAAGCTATGGGCAGCCAAACCGCCAAAGGCGATATTAAACAGCTACGAGAGTGGGTATTAGCCAAGCCTCAGGCGCAATTTCCAGCACTGCAACAGGGCTTGTCGATGCTAGCTAACGTCGATATCAGAGAACAAACTACCAATATAAAGCAACCCTGGCTGAGGCTGTGGGGCAAGCTTGACGGACTGGTTCCTCGCAAAGTAATACAACTGATGCCAGTGATGGAAAATACTCAAGACACCATGCTGGCAAAAGCATCTCATGCACCATTTATCAGCCACACTGAAGAATTTGTTACCAAGCTGGAAGAGTGGCTTAAAAGCACAACTTATCAACACACTTAA
- a CDS encoding LTA synthase family protein has product MLSRLGLAIWQFDRVDIAAGWSHLLLQGLRVDFATMCWLWGAAALGTAIFSGEHLVGQLWNKILRVWLTLGLLTLVFLEISTPSFIAEYGVRPNRLYVEYLIYPKEVFSMLWAGRKFELILSALISGAVIFGGWKLSGYLINQKQTYPRWYWRPVLGVLVIGIALLGARSSLGHRPLNPSLVAFSSDPLVNSLVTNSAYSLVFAIKQMGNEADAAKIYGKMPKDEVVNIIRRESGRPLSDFLSNDYPSISSNTASYQGKPKNLVIILQESLGARFVGSLGGLPLTPNIDELSKEAWSFERMYATGTRSVRGIEAVVTGFTPTPARSVVKLGRSQTGFFTLASLLKEHGYRNQFIYGGESHFDNMRSFFLGNGFSDIVDESDYSNPNFVGSWGASDEDLMYRANDEFERLHKEGQPFFSLVFSSSNHDPFEFPDGRIELYEQPKQTVNNAVKYADYAVGEFFKKAKQSDYWKDTIFVVVADHDSRVGGAELVPISRFRIPGLILGEGIEPKLDTRVTSQIDLGPTLLSLMGVSDNYPMLGRDLTKTPDDWPGRALMQYNKNMAYLRGDDVVILRPEKPAAGFVYDVDAEKLHPKTQPDEMKETALGWALWGSMAYQHGLYSDKKL; this is encoded by the coding sequence ATGCTCAGTCGACTAGGGTTGGCGATTTGGCAGTTTGATCGTGTAGATATTGCTGCGGGTTGGTCACATTTATTGCTACAGGGCTTACGCGTCGATTTTGCGACTATGTGTTGGCTTTGGGGCGCCGCGGCACTCGGTACCGCTATTTTTTCTGGCGAGCATTTGGTTGGTCAGCTCTGGAACAAAATATTACGTGTTTGGCTGACGCTTGGCTTACTCACTTTAGTCTTCCTTGAAATATCAACACCTTCATTTATTGCCGAATATGGTGTTAGACCTAATAGGTTATATGTCGAATACTTGATTTACCCTAAAGAAGTGTTTTCAATGCTTTGGGCGGGTAGAAAGTTTGAATTGATCTTATCTGCGCTCATTAGTGGTGCTGTGATTTTTGGTGGTTGGAAACTGAGTGGTTACCTAATAAACCAAAAGCAAACATATCCTCGTTGGTATTGGCGTCCAGTATTGGGCGTGTTAGTGATAGGTATCGCGCTTTTAGGTGCGCGTTCAAGTCTGGGACATCGTCCACTTAACCCTTCACTTGTTGCTTTTTCGAGTGACCCTCTAGTCAACTCATTAGTGACTAACTCTGCTTACTCTTTGGTGTTTGCTATAAAGCAAATGGGCAATGAAGCCGATGCTGCCAAGATATACGGCAAAATGCCTAAAGATGAAGTGGTTAATATTATTCGACGTGAAAGCGGTAGACCGCTCTCTGATTTCTTGTCTAATGATTACCCGAGTATCTCTAGCAACACTGCAAGCTATCAAGGTAAGCCGAAAAACTTGGTCATTATTCTGCAAGAAAGCCTTGGTGCTCGATTTGTCGGTAGTTTAGGTGGTTTACCATTAACACCTAACATTGATGAGCTATCGAAAGAGGCGTGGTCATTTGAACGTATGTATGCCACCGGAACTCGTTCTGTTCGTGGTATTGAGGCGGTAGTGACAGGTTTTACACCTACTCCAGCTCGCTCAGTGGTCAAGCTAGGACGTAGCCAAACTGGTTTCTTTACCTTAGCTTCATTGTTAAAGGAACATGGTTACCGCAATCAGTTTATTTATGGCGGTGAAAGTCATTTCGACAATATGCGCAGCTTTTTCTTAGGTAATGGCTTTAGTGATATTGTTGATGAATCGGACTACAGCAATCCCAATTTTGTTGGTTCTTGGGGCGCATCTGATGAAGACTTAATGTATCGCGCTAACGATGAATTTGAACGACTGCATAAAGAGGGACAACCCTTCTTCAGTTTAGTCTTTAGCTCGAGTAACCACGATCCATTTGAGTTTCCAGATGGCAGAATTGAACTGTATGAGCAACCAAAGCAAACAGTGAATAATGCGGTCAAATATGCCGATTATGCCGTGGGAGAGTTTTTCAAAAAAGCCAAACAATCAGATTACTGGAAAGACACTATTTTTGTTGTTGTGGCAGACCATGATAGCCGAGTTGGTGGCGCAGAATTGGTGCCTATTTCTAGATTCCGTATACCGGGTCTTATTTTGGGAGAGGGCATAGAGCCTAAGCTGGATACCCGTGTCACGAGTCAGATAGACTTGGGACCGACTCTGCTATCTTTGATGGGCGTAAGTGACAACTATCCGATGTTAGGGCGTGATTTGACTAAGACTCCTGATGATTGGCCTGGACGTGCATTAATGCAGTACAACAAAAACATGGCTTACCTTCGTGGTGACGACGTGGTGATTTTGCGCCCTGAAAAGCCAGCAGCAGGCTTTGTTTACGATGTGGATGCTGAAAAGCTTCATCCTAAAACTCAACCCGATGAGATGAAAGAAACGGCTTTGGGGTGGGCGCTATGGGGCAGTATGGCTTACCAGCATGGATTGTATAGCGATAAGAAGTTGTAA